GATCGGCGGTCCAATCGAGCGACCGCCTGAAAGAAGTCGGCGCGTTCTCGCCGATATTGTTCTTCGCGTTGTTTCCATTTCAAATGCCACATAGTCGCCTCCCAAAAAGCATGGGCAGCCGCAGGCCGGCAGCGATCGGTCGTAGTCGTGTCATCCACCGGCCCTGTCGGCTGTCCACTTAAAGTTTTTCTTCTCCCCGCGCCAGTCGCCGCACGCGGTCACTGGTCAGGGTTTTGAGAAATTCTTCCAGATCGCTGATTTCAGAGTCTGTCAAATTCAATTTGATGATCCCGCCGTCGAGGTTCGGGTTCGGCTCGCCGCCTTTATTGTAAAACTCGATCACCTCGCGCAGCGTCTTGAGACTGCCATCATGCATATAGGGTGCGGTCAGCTCAATATCACGCAGGGGTGATGTTTTGAATGCGCCCAGATCACGCGGTTGCCGTGTGACCAGGAATCGTCCCAACTCGGAAAAGCCTTCCGTCAACGCCAGCTTATCGAGCGCTTCTTGTGTGAGCGTGCCTTGTTGAGCCATGCGTTGAATCTGTCGGGTTAGCGCCTCGAAATTCTGCGTCGCTTTCATCCCGATACCGATGTTGTGATATTTGAAGTCGGTAAAGAAAACCGACGAGGTGTTGAATTCATGGCAGGTGATACAGCGTGCTTTGCCCTTGAACAATTCCCAGCCCCGCTGCGCGGCTGGGCTGATGGCCTGTTTATCGCCGGCGATGAACCGGTCGAACGGCGCGTCGCCGGAAAGCTGCGTTCGCTCAAACGCAGCAATCGCCTTGACAACGTTGTCAATCGTAATAGGCCCGCCAAATACTTCACGAAATCGTCTGACGTAGTCGGCGTCCTGTTGAAGTTTGGCCACGACAGCCGCATGTGATGGCATGGCCATCTCCAGCGGGTTGATCAGCGGTCCCTTGGCTTGTTCTTCCAACGACGAGGCGCGTCCATCCCAGAATTGCTCAACGTTAAACATGGCGTTCAAGATCGTCGGTGAATTTCGCGCGCCCTTCTTGCCGCCGACACCTTCGGCCACCGGTTTGCCATCAGTGAAGGCCAGCGCCGGGTCATGGCAGGTCGCGCAACTGACCGTGTTATCCACGGAGAGTCGCTTATCGAAGTAAAGGTCTCTGCCGAGCGCCACCTTGGCTTCGGTGATCGGATTGTCCTCAGGAATAAACATCTCCCACAGATCAGCGGGAATCGCCGGCGGCAACGATATGGTGAATTTCTTTGCTTGTATCGCTGGTGATGCAGCGACCCACGTTGGCCGGTTGCCAGAAGCGACCAGGCCAACCAACATCACCGCCGTGACACTGAGCAACAGGAATAATTTGATCGCTTGCTTGTACCGTGTCTGCATCATTGCTTACCTCCTTCATTGAACCATCACCCACAAGCGGCGGTTTTATTCCCGGCACTGTTCACAAAATTATGATCATGGGGAATAATTGGCTCGTTCACGTGTGATACGTTGATGGAAGCAATCATGGTCACGGGGTCGGCGGTGGACGGGTCGGTGTTAACTGAATTTGAGCGCTCGGCATTGGAGCACTTACAGCCGCTCTATGGTTATGCTATGGCGCTGACCCACAACGCGACTGATGCTGAAGATTTAGTGCAGGAGACCTACTTGCGGGCTATTCGCAGCGCGCAGCGGGCGGTCCCGACTGGTGACATGAAGAGTTGGTTATTCACCATCTTGCGCAATCTGTGGCTCAATCGCCGGCGCCGGCACGTTCACGGACCCGATTTTCTCTCGCTGGAAGGCGAGGTGGCGGAGGCCAACGAGCCTGATTGGTTCGTGGATGAGCGTCATCGGCCTGATGTGGACTTTGATCGCGCTATGTTGCGGCACGAGCTTCGCGCAGCGCTCGATGATTTGCCCGATATATTTCGTGAGGTGATTGTGCTCAGGTGTATCGAAGAGTTTAGCTACAGTCAGATTGCGCAGATTCTGAATTGCCCGGCGGGCACGGTCATGTCACGGCTGAGTCGCGCGCGCGCGGCGCTGCGCCGCCGGCTCGGCGTCTATCTCAGCGACTCATGGTCCTATATGGAGGAACAGCCGTGAACGAGCATCCAGTTGAACGCATCATGTTCTATGTGGACGCCGAATTGCAGGGCGATGAGCGACGAGCCTTTGAGCAGCATGTCAGCCAGTGTCAAAGCTGCCGGGCGATGCTACAGGACCAACTGCGATGGCAGGCAGCGATTCGTCGCGTGCGGCCGCTCTATCCGGTTCCCGATGAGTTGCGTGCCCGGCTGACCTGCTTATTAACCAATTCACGTCCTTCATCCTGGAGCCACCGTCGGACGCGCATCGGATTGGCGGCGGCTGCTGTGCTGGTGGCGGCATTGAGCATTGTGCTGTGGTATCGGCCTCCAGCCGCGCCGCCGCCGTCAAGTTTTGCGCTGGCCGCTGTTGAGGCGCATCAGCGGTACACCCGCCAGCAGTTGCCGTTGGAAATTACCAGCGAATCGCCTGAGACGATTTCCCAGTGGTTTGTTGGCAAGCTGCCATTCAACGTCAAACTACCCAATTATCCCGAAGGGCCGGGTCAATCCAAGCCGTATCAAATTGTCGGCGCGCGGCTGATGGGCTTCAATCAAGATTATGTCGCCTACGTGGCCTACCGGTTGCGCAACCGCGCGATTTCATTATTGGTGACAACTCAGAAGGCCGCTCAGCCTTCCGGTGGCGAACAAATTGCCTGGCAAGGACTCACCTTCCACTTCAACGCCATCAACGGATGGAAGGTACTGACGTGGTCGGATAATGGATTGACTTACGCGCTAGTCTCTGACTTTGAAGAACGAGGGCAAGCCTCCTGTATTGTCTGCCATCCAGGGCCGCAAGACCAACGCATGTTTGAAGGATTGCGGCTGAAGTAGTCACGCTCAGAACGAGAATCGTAAGCTGGTGGTCAGCAGATGGGCGTGGTAGTCCTGCGCCGTGCGGAACTGCTCATTATAGTCGTAGCGTTGATAATCGAGCCGCAGGCTCACCGCCCGGTGTAGCGGCACAGCAAGATGCGCATAGGGGCGGTGAAAGCGAATCGGATAGCTGCCCTGCGAGCGCGTCCAACGATACCCAAGCCCGCTGCGAATTCCTTTCAACAACGTCACGTCGGCGCCGGCGTGCAGCACATCGCTGGTTTCCGTGTAAAGAATCAACGGACGCGCTGCGCCTTCCTGTGTCAGGTCAATCGTGTTGATATGAGCGGTGATGTGACCCCGTGTGTAGTCAACATCAAAGGCTAACCGCTGGGTCGGGAACCAACTGACCGACAAACCGCTGCTGCGATTGCGATTTTGGTTGACGTTGGCGCGGCTCGGCTGCGCCAATGAGCGACTTGGTCTGGTCTGATCGCTGATAGCGCCGAAGGCTGTCACTGACCATTGGTCGGTTGGCTTAAGCTGGAGGCGCAGCCGGCCACGTTGAAAATCGCGCGTATCAACGCGAATGAACTCGGTCAGGTAGCCGCCGTTCTCGTAATCGAGCGCGACGCGCACTACTCGCCGGAGTCGGTAACTGCCGCCGACGAGCAACGTGTGCGCCGTTTGCATGGCATCCTCGTCGCGCACGCGGTCCAATGAAGGCAGGCTCGGCCCCGTTATCGAGTCGAAGGCTTGGTCGCGTTGTTGAAAGAGCGCGCGACGATGATTGACGCGATGCCCGGCTCGCACCAGCAGGTTCTTGGTGAAGGCAAACTCACCCTGCACTTGATTCATGACCGAGCGCAGCGACGTGCGACGATAGGATATTTCTTCGCGCACGACGGGCACGTCCGGCAGATCAGCATCCACCAACTGGTCGCGTAGGATGCGCTCGCCAGCAATCACATAATGCGAGCCGCGCAGTATGTGAGTCACAGCAAGCCGCCGGCTCACGTGGATGCGTAGTGTGCCGTCGCCCACCGTGTACGGCTTGCTCGGCGCGGCGCGGCTGGCCGACAACTCGCTGGCTGCGAAGATGCCGAGATCACGGTTGAAAACCAGCCCGGTGAAGGCTCGGCTGTAGGTCGCGTCAATTTCCGCATCGCTGTAGTAGAGTCGCCCGTTGAACACGACACGCGGGATTTGATTGGAGACAATAGCCACGCGCGTTGTGGGGATCGAGCCGCGAACAAAATCGTTGCGCCGAAGCTGATCAAGGAAGAGTTGGTAGAGATCAAACAGCAACCCAGCATCATTGCCTGCCGTATAGTCTCGCCGTGTGTGTCCTTCGTCGTTGTTGAAGTCGCGCCAGGCTTGCTCAAAGCTGATGCCCAGTTTCCAGAGGCGGAGGTCAAAGCCGGCGCGATAATCGTTGACCCGATTTTTCACGTGTCGCCCAATCAAAAATTCATCGCCACCCAGATTGACGGTGGAGAAGGCCGGACCAAACGCGCTGTTGCGAGCATAGGCAGCATGCAGTTGAAACCGTTGCGCATTGGGGAAAATCGTCAATCGCGCATTGGACATTCGGCGCGTTGCGTCGCTGCTGTGTTGGCCGAAGGTGACGCCCTGCCCGAATAGTGGGTTGGCAAATTCGGGAATGAAATGGAAGTAGTCAATCTTTTGGTAGCGGTACTGAAAGTCATAGGCGAGGTTCTTTTTCAGATGAACCGTCGCCGTGTTGTATGGCTCGCCGCCCCAGTTGTCGAAGGTGATAGAAAGCCGGTCGAACCAGCGACCACTGCTTTCTGGGGCGCTCAGCTCGGTCGCGCCATGCAACAGCTTCATGCCGTTGCCCAGGTTGACATGGCTGCGGTAAACATCCTCATTGCCCTGCACATCACGCCAGCGCGCGCCCAACTCAATCGTGCTGTTGAACAACAGCCCATTGAGACTCACCGTATCTTGCGCTGGCGCGCTCGCCGAGGCAGCAGCGGGTGAGGGCACTGAGCTGACTCGGCGCGCTTCGGCGACTTGCGGATTGGCCGGCGGTTGCTCTGCTAGGCCACGAGCGGCGGCGATCATGACGATGATGATCGCGGTCATCCATTGGCTTATCATCCTGCTTTTGTCATTCATCTTGGTGTTCATCGCGCTGCCTTCTTACCGGAAGAAGAGTCGGCTTGTATTCGAGCCGTGAATCATCACGTGGCAACTGGTGCAATGCTGATACCGAGGGTTCGTCAGGTCATGGATCCCTTGCGGCAAATCACCAGACGCCCCCTGACGGTCGAAGTGACATTCCTGACAAAGCATCCGGACTTCGCTGCGAATTAAGAGCCGATTGTTAATCGAACCGTGCGGCGTATGACAGGTCAGGCATTGGTCGGCGAGAAACCGGCTCTCATTCAGTTGATTGTGCTCGAACACGAACGGCCCCTGCTTGTCCGTGTGACAACGCACGCAAATAGAGCTTATGCCGCCGGCCAGCTCGACCGTCTGCGTTCGATTCAGCGAGCCGTGTTGCTGATGACAATCGCGGCAATCCATGGCGCCTTCAGGGACTTTGTGATGAAACGGACGGGCAAACTCTGCTTTGATTTCGCGGTGGCAGTTGAAGCACAAGGCTGGAGACTTCTCCCGCAGGATATACGGATGAGTGATTTCCTGATGCGGATTGTGGCAGTCGTGACAGGCCACCACGTCTACGTTGTGCTGGTTCTGCTGAAAGCCACATTGACCGAGACGTTTTTCTTGGTGACAGCTCGTGCACATGGCCACAACGTCCCTGGCCGCGGCTTTACGTGGATTGAAAATAGCGACCGGCCCGCCGCCTGCTTCGACGTGTTGTTTGCCCGGTCCGTGACACATTTCGCACCCTTTTGTGGGCGGGATAAACTTCTCGCTTTTGATGGTGGCGAAGTGCGCTGTGCGTGAGAGCCACTGATACTGGCTGGGATGACAGACCCGACAGGTTTCAGCGCCAACATAGTTTTCCGCTCCGGCCATAGGATTTTGCTCAGTCGGCCTGGGCGCTTGATCCTCGACAGCGCGTTCGGACGCCCGGGAGGCTGCCGCTTCAGGGCGCGGCTGCGCGTTGCCGGTCAGTGGACTCAGCGAGTGGCTGAACGTCATCAGGCTGATGGGGAAAAATACGCCCATGGTGATGAGCTTGATGCGAACTCGCCAATGTTTCATATCGCCTGTGCGCCAGTGAGATCAATAGGGCGGCCTGTTGATACACTAGCGCGATTGACACTGTCAAGCAAAATACGTGCGCGATCAGTCAGTGAAACCGCCAGGCAAGCGGCTTGCCGACGCCTGATGCGTTCCAGCCCGCCGTGGCTGTCAATGAGCTCATCGTGATTGACATCTGAACAAATCCTCTGTAGCCTACACGTCGTTGTTCATGACTCATAGACCATTCACTTTCTTGGAGGAATTGCCGAATGTTTCCAAAGGTGTTGATCCTTTTAGTGGGAGCGCTGTTGCTAGCGATAGGCAACAATGTCGCCGTTAGCTCAAGCAGCACGAAAGCTCAGGTAGATATTGAGCGCCATGCCATCACCCCTGAACAGACGCTCGATGATCGGTTTGCCGCCACGGCTCAACAGATTCCTGCCTTCGGCGGACTGTTCTACGATGAGCAAGGCCAGCTCACGGTCTACGTGGTAGAAACCGAACGCAACGTACAGCAGGCCGTCAATGCCATCATGGCTTCGCTCGGCCGTGTGGATAAGCGTGGCCTCGACCTTGCGGCGATCCGGGTTCTGCCCGCTCGTTATAATTTCGCGCAACTGAAGCAATGGCATGATCGCTTGTTTGCGCCTGTGTTTTCTATTCCTGGTGTGGTTTTGACCGATGTGGACGAAGCATCCAACCGGGTGAGAATTGGCGTGGAAAACCCGCAGGCCGCCGCTGATGTCGAAGAAAAGCTGGCCGAGTTGGGCATCCCTCGCCAAGCCGTGTTGGTTGAACTGACGGAGCCGATCCGCGCGCTGGCGACACTGCGCGATCATGTGCGACCGTTGCAGGGTGGTTTGCAGATCACCTTCTCAGGTTTCTTATGCACGCTCGGGTTCAACGCCACCCGCAATGGCGTTCCCGGCTTTGTGACATGCTCCCATTGCACCGACCGACAAGGTGGCGTGGAAAGCACGGTCTACTATCAGCCGTCAACCTCCTCCTCGAATTTCATCGGCACGGAGACGGTTGATCCCAACTACTTTCGTGGCGGTGCGTGCCCGCGTGGCAACCGGTGCCGCTATAGCGACAGCGCGTTTGCGTCGTTAGCGTCGGGCGTCAGCTCCACATTTGCTATTGAACAGACAACTGGACTCGGTTCAATCACCATTGCCGGCAGCTATGCGATCACGGGTGAAGTGGCTGCGCCACTGGTTGGCGAAACGCTCAACAAGGTGGGGCGGACGACCGGTTGGTCGCAGGGCAATGTGACGGCAACGTGCGTCAATACCGGCGTCGCTGGCTCTAACATCGTCCAGTTGTGTCAGGATTTCGTCCTGGCTACCGTCGCTGGCGGAGACAGTGGATCGCCTGTGTTCAAGATCACTGGCTCAGCGAGCGCGCAACTGTATGGAATTTTATGGGGCGGCAGCTCAACCCAATTTGTGTTTAGCCGCATGGCTAATGTGGAGCGTTCCGGCGAGCTTGGCCCATTGACGACATTCTAGCTGCGATTGCTCAGCGCCGTTGCAGCGAGCGCAAAAGAAAGGTGCGTGGCCGGTGATCCGTTGTGTCAGCCGGAATGGATTCTGAAGCTGACTGATGAGGTTGCTGGCCACAGCACATTTTTTTGATGAGCATTTACGCATTGATGGTGGTGTCGCTTCAGCAGGAGCGGGATGGTTCTACAAATGAGAACGCGCTGTTCGAGTGCCCGTGACCGCTGATCAATCTGAGCCTTCTCAATCGTTCGATTTGCTAATCATCTACAACCCGCGTTCCACAATCGGTATTAGCCAGGGACAATCACCGAGCTTGTCTCTTGTGGGGGGTAGGGTTGATAGAGTGTCGCATTGGATATCCATGCGCGCGGGCCTTTGCCCGATTGTCGGTCGTACTGAATGGCTTCGCTGAGAAATTGCAGGCAGGTGATAATGTCGCGCGTTGTCAGAAGCGATGATTGCTGATTTTGTTGCAAATGATGCCTTACCTTGTCCACGAGTTTAATCACTGAGTCCGTGACGGCGTGTATGCGCGGTGATTCCGATGGATGCTCATAGATGATGCCACGATCCAATGTCTGATAGGTCTTCAGCGCATTGTCAACGCCCGCCAAGACTTCCTCATCGGTCAAATCGCTAAACTGATTACGCTGGACCTCGATAATGGCACGTTCCAGCGCAAACAAGAAACGCTCCAGTCGAGTAGTTGATAGAAGTAGCTCTTGTTTGTTTTGTCCCTCCAGGTATTGGAGCAACTTTGGCAAACGTTTCTCCAACTGGGTAGCCCGCGCTGTTTGCAAGTAGGAGCATGTTTCCGGGCAACGCAGTGTGATCATCCGGTCCTGGGCGCAGCAGAGCGCGCAGATATGGTACGCCAAGGCCGGACAAAATCGGTTGGCTTTCCGGGTTGAACATCGAGGACAGGTAGACATAGAATCGCTGGTATCATCCGTTATGTGTCCGGTCACTGGATTGGCCGGGCGCGTTGCCCAAGACCCGATGACCGTCTGCATGACTGTTGATCCCAACCGCCCCGGAGACGATGAAGAACATGAGTTGCCGAAGGCTCGATGAGCGTCTGCATGACTATTCCGCCGTGAACAGCTCCTTCATTTTCTCTAACAGGCTCTTATCTGCGCCTTCGCTCTTTTTTTCTAGTTTGGCCAGTTCCTCGAAAAGACGGCGTTGTTCGCGAGAGAGTTTTGTTGGGGTCATGACCTTGACGTTGACATAAAAATCGCCGGCGCCGGCTTGTCCAAGTTTGGGCATACCCTTGCCAGGTAGCCGAAAGACAGAGCCTGATTGAGTGCCGGCAGGAATTCTCAGGACTTCTTGACGACCCAAGAGCCCCGGTATTTTCAATTCCGTGCCCAGCGCCGCTTGAGCGAATGTGATTGGGACTGTGCAGTACAAGTCAGCGCCCCGGCGTTGATAGAGCTCGTGCTCACGCACATGGATGACCACATAGAGGTCGCCATAGCGTCCGCCGTGTGTGCCGGCCTCACCTTCGCCAGTGATGCGCAGCCGTGAGCCCGTGTCCACGCCGGGTGGGATTCTGACTTCAATGGTTTTTTCGCGGCGAACGCGCCCCTGACCGCGACACTCAGCGCAAGGATTACGAATAATCGTGCCGGCGCCGTAGCATTGGCTGCATGTGCGGGCCACGGTGAAGAAGCCTTGTTGATAGCGAACCTGGCCGGAACCGCCGCAGGTCGGACACGTGGACACGCTTGTGCCCGGCGCTGTGCCCGCGCCCCGGCACGATGGGCAGTGTTCCAGACGTGGCACGGTCAAGGTCTTCTCCACGCCTTGAGCCGCTTCTTCCAGCGTGATCTCCAGGTCATAGCGCAAGTCGGCCCCTTGTTGGGCGCGGGTGCGCCGACGTGTCGTTGTGCCAAACACGTCACCGAATCCAAAAAACTCGCCAAGTAAATCTTCAAATGTTGTGAAGGGATCAAAGCCAGCAAAGCCGCCGCCCGCTGCGCTACTAATGCCGGCATGACCGAATCGGTCGTAACGCGCGCGTTTCTCCTCATCTGACAGCACGCTGTAGGCTTCAGCCAGCTCTTTGAACTTTTCTTCGGCCTCCTTATTCCCCGGATTGCGGTCGGGGTGATACTGCATGGCCAGTTTGCGATAAGCGTTCTTAATCGTTTGCAGGTCGGCTGTTCTATCAACCCCTAGGACTTCGTAATAGTCGCGTTTGTCCAATTCGGTTCTGACTCCTTCCACAATGTTTACTCGAAGGGCTAAGTTTGCATTGTCTGGCGAAAAAATGCAAGATAGCCCTCAGTGCGCTGTAATTCCCCATCAATCGCTGCTGTGCGACAGCACGCCACGACGGATGAAATGCAAGCGCAGATGCACAGAGCAACTGATTTGACTGTGAATCGGTTGATCTGTGCCTACGTTATGTTCCGGCGGGTAAAAAATGCTCGGCGAGCGCTCCCGATCTTCATCAAGCTATTAGGTGGACAAAAGGGTCTGGGACATTTTGGGGGACGGGACGTTTTGGCGTGCGGTGGCGTGTCACCGCTTTCCGGCCCAAGCTGCGACACGTCGCAGCACTCCAAAAACGCCCCGAACTTTTGTCACGTTACCTAGGGCGCTGACCAGAGATATTCAATCAATCTCTTGTTCGCGGCCGGGAAGGGATATTGACGGAGTTGGTGAGGTAAAACCCATCGGACTTGCTGGCAGGCGAGCGGCTTAGGCGTGCCGCTGCGGTAGCGACAGGCAAATACGTGCATCGTGATGCGAAAATGCGAATAGGCGTGGTTGATCGTCATGAGCTTGCGGCCAACGCGCACGCTGACGCCGACCTCTTCTCGAACCTCGCGGGCGCAGCACTGCTGCAATGTCTCGCGCGGTTGGCATTTGCCGCCGGGAAATTCCCATAATCCGCCGAGCAGGCCATGATTGTCGCGTTGTGCAATGAGAACGTGTCCGTCCTTCCAGACAACGCCGACGGCAATCTGGTGATGGGGCAACGGGCGAGACGGCGATTTGACTGGCAGGGCCGTTTGTAAACCAAGCTGCCGCGCCTGACAGCCAAAGTTCCAGCAACACCGGTCGCAACGAGGCGCTTGTGGCGTGCAGACGAGCGCGCCGAGTTCCATCAATGCTTGATTGAAATCCCGCGCCTGTCCGGGCGGTATCAGCTCGCTCGTCACCTGACGCAGGCGAGCGCGCGTCGTGGGCTGGCGCGGGTCGTCTGCAATTGCGAAAAACCGGCAGATGACGCGCGTCACGTTGCCATCGAGCACCGCCACCGGTTGATTGAATGCAATGCTGGCAATGGCGGCAGCCGTGTAGGGACCACAGCCGGGCAACATGAGTAATCCTTCGTAGGAATTTGGAATGCGACCGCCCAATTCCCGGACGATTTTCTTGGCTGCTGCGTGCAGATGGCGCGCGCGATGGTAGTAACCCATGCCTTCCCACGCTTTCAGCACGCGCTGCGATGAAGCGCGCGCCAGCGCCTGGATGTTAGGAAATTGCTTCAAAAAACGATCATAATAGTGGCGCACACGATCGAGCTGTGTTTGCTGCGACATGTATTCCGCCACCAGGATACAGTATGGATCATCGGTTGTTCGCCACGGCAAATCGCGTTTGGCTCCGTGATACCAGTTCAGCAACGTGCGTCGCATGCGTGCTTTTAATGAGCGATTGAGGTTCATTGGTTCTTGCTGTTTTAGTGATTGGAGTCAGGAGTCAGAAGTCAGGAGACAGGAGTCAGGGATCAGCAGTTAGGAGCCGGACGTCTGTCTTCCGACCGCTGCCTGACAAACAGATATTGCTGCGCAATGCCAGCATAAGCGCCGAACCGCCGGGCAGCGCATGCTTGGATTGCCCGCCGATTTGGTCTCTCATTGGGAAAATACAGTTCGGTCATAGCCCGTCGAATCCAGGTGTCTACAGGGAATGCGTCCAGCCGATGATAACCGAATAACAAGATGCAATCGGCGACCTTTTCGCCGATACCGTGAAGCTGCAATAAACGGCGTCGCAGCTTCGCTGATGGCAGCTTGTGCCAGGCAGCGAAATCACGCTGACGGGCAAGCTGTCGCGCTGTTGCTGCTACGTACTGATCACGATAACCCAGCCCGCAATGATGGTGCAAATCGGCTAGGCGAGCGCGTGCCAGCGCCTCCGCCGTAGGAAAGCTGTAGGCCCGGCCAAAGGCTGTGTCAAATGGTTCACCATAGCGTTCGCAGATTCGTTCGATGATTGAGCGAATGCGGGGGATGTGATTATTGGCTGAAATGATGAAGGAGATGATCGTCTCAAAAGGATGTTGTCGTAGGATGTGCAGTGTCGCCGGTCCTGGCACAATACGGGCAAACACGTGATCGCGTCGCAGGCGGTGTAAGATGGCAGTGTAGTCGAGCGCCAGATCGAAATAGTCAATCACCTCTTGCCACAGGTGAGTCGGCCTCCGGCCACCGACATGGCGCACGGTTAATCGGTCGGCATCTTGTCGGACATAGAGTGCGCTGCCGTTGACGACGCCCCACCATTCATGATCGGAGAGCTGCTGCCAGCGAAACGACTGGCCGCTCTGGAGCGTCTCAGTCAGATTGAATTCAGCCACTGAGACAGTTAGTTCGCACCTCGTGCCCACTGGTCGTTCTCACACCTTGAGGATAAACGGATTGAAATTTGTATCACGGTCATAATAGTCTTCGTGTTCGGCGCGTTTGAGGAAGTTCACAACGCGATATGTCAGCGGCGTCGCTGCTACTTCCCAAAGCACTTTGATGATGTAGTTGTGCCACATCACTTCAGTGACCTCAGCCCATGTCCACCGGCCGAGAAATGCGACGGGATAAAAAATCAACGTGTCAATGCCTTCGCCGACGATTGTTGACCCAATGGTGCGCACCCAGAGAAAACGACCTTCGGTGCCGATTTTGAGCTTGGCCAGCACGAATGAATTGGAGAACTCGCCTGCCCAAAACGCCAGTAACGATGCCAGTACGATGCGTGGTGTGCCGCCAAAGACGGTTTCGTAAGCGGCTTGATGCGGCCAGCCCGGCGCGGGTGGCAGCCCGAGGATCACATAGCTCATCAACGACGCAAACCCCATTGCGGCAAAACCGGCCCAGATGACGCGACGCGACCGGGCATAGCCGTAAACTTCTGTGAGGATGTCACCGAACACGTAACTGAGCGGGAAGAAAAAAATGCCTGCCCCGAATGTAAAACCAGCTATCTGCGTTCGTTTGCTGGCCGCAATCAAATTGACGCACAGCACGATCGTGACGAAGGCGGCCATGATGAAATCGAAGTATTTGTAGACGCGGCGTTGGCCGGTCATGAGTGAAGCTGCATGTGATGCAGTGGTTGCAGGTGCTGCCAGAGACTGTGTTTCCAATGTGCACTCCTTGTAGTTCACGGGTGATAGCGAGTCGAGCGTTTCTCCCAACAACGAGGCGTCAGTATAATCCATCGGCACGCGAGCAGAAAAGACTCATCCAATTGTGAGAGTGGAGAGGGCTGAGCGAGCGTATGCTTGTGCTTTCCCTGGCGTTGAAGTAACATTTCACCGCCTGCGGTTGAAGAGCCCACTTAAACAAAGAACGGCGGTTGGCGTGCGCTGACCGCCATGATCTATGTGGAGGAATGATAATGAGCGCAAGACTGATTATACTGGCAACGTTGCTTTTATTTTTGATAGTTCCAGGCGCGGCGCTGTCTACTGATGATGTGGCGCAAGACGCCGGCGTCGTTGAGCAACTCTACGGCGTACAAGTTGGCCCCGAAGGGATCACATTTCAGGTTTTCTCCGGAGGGTGCACAACCAAAGGGAACTTTCGCATCCAGCGATTCACGGCTGATCCGATTCAGATTCTTTTGATCCGTGTGGTGCCCGATCTGTGTGAAGCATTCCGGCCGTATGGCACGACGCTGACCTATTCTTATGAGAGCCTCGGCTTGGAGAATGGACAGAGCTTCATCGTGCTCAATCCGC
This window of the Blastocatellia bacterium genome carries:
- the mutY gene encoding A/G-specific adenine glycosylase, translated to MNLNRSLKARMRRTLLNWYHGAKRDLPWRTTDDPYCILVAEYMSQQTQLDRVRHYYDRFLKQFPNIQALARASSQRVLKAWEGMGYYHRARHLHAAAKKIVRELGGRIPNSYEGLLMLPGCGPYTAAAIASIAFNQPVAVLDGNVTRVICRFFAIADDPRQPTTRARLRQVTSELIPPGQARDFNQALMELGALVCTPQAPRCDRCCWNFGCQARQLGLQTALPVKSPSRPLPHHQIAVGVVWKDGHVLIAQRDNHGLLGGLWEFPGGKCQPRETLQQCCAREVREEVGVSVRVGRKLMTINHAYSHFRITMHVFACRYRSGTPKPLACQQVRWVLPHQLRQYPFPAANKRLIEYLWSAP
- a CDS encoding queuosine precursor transporter, which gives rise to MTGQRRVYKYFDFIMAAFVTIVLCVNLIAASKRTQIAGFTFGAGIFFFPLSYVFGDILTEVYGYARSRRVIWAGFAAMGFASLMSYVILGLPPAPGWPHQAAYETVFGGTPRIVLASLLAFWAGEFSNSFVLAKLKIGTEGRFLWVRTIGSTIVGEGIDTLIFYPVAFLGRWTWAEVTEVMWHNYIIKVLWEVAATPLTYRVVNFLKRAEHEDYYDRDTNFNPFILKV